From one Pontibacillus sp. HMF3514 genomic stretch:
- the proB gene encoding glutamate 5-kinase, which translates to MGKQRVVVKIGSSSLTNSNGGLSTEKLQEHVQALSYLKEQGNEVVLISSGAVAAGFGDLGYPSRPVTISGKQAAAAVGQGLLMQGYTKEFSKNNINIAQLLLTRQNFSQKDQYKNVYQTITELLKRGVLPIINENDSVAVDELTFGDNDMLSALVSGLIHADCLMILTDINGLYDKNPHKDPAAKKYTFLPKITEELQSVAKGSSSNVGTGGMKSKIEAAERALSLGVNTFIGSGAGPEKLTDILEGKGDGTYIGNSFLPPLKNKKQWIMFHSKVTGKVEIDEGAAKALLQKGKSLLSVGVTSVYGEFSAGDVVEVINSKGDILGRGQVDYNSCDLLNVKGETSQSNGESTVVIHRNLWVKENV; encoded by the coding sequence ATGGGGAAACAAAGAGTTGTCGTGAAAATCGGAAGTAGTTCATTAACGAATTCTAATGGTGGGCTATCTACAGAGAAATTACAAGAGCATGTGCAGGCACTTTCCTATTTGAAAGAACAAGGAAATGAAGTTGTTTTAATTTCTTCTGGAGCCGTAGCAGCTGGCTTTGGAGATTTGGGCTACCCTAGCCGTCCTGTCACAATTTCTGGGAAACAAGCCGCAGCAGCAGTAGGACAAGGTCTTTTAATGCAAGGCTACACAAAGGAGTTTTCTAAAAATAATATTAATATTGCACAGTTACTACTAACTCGTCAAAACTTCTCACAAAAAGACCAGTACAAAAATGTTTATCAAACTATAACAGAATTGCTCAAACGTGGTGTCCTCCCTATTATAAATGAAAATGATTCAGTCGCAGTAGATGAGTTAACATTCGGAGACAACGATATGTTGTCAGCACTTGTTAGCGGACTTATTCACGCTGATTGTTTAATGATTTTAACTGATATCAATGGGTTGTATGATAAAAATCCACATAAAGATCCTGCAGCCAAGAAATATACATTCCTGCCTAAAATTACTGAAGAGTTGCAGTCCGTTGCCAAGGGATCTTCCTCCAATGTTGGCACAGGAGGCATGAAGTCCAAAATTGAGGCAGCTGAAAGAGCTCTGTCTCTAGGTGTGAACACGTTCATTGGATCAGGAGCTGGACCAGAAAAGCTTACAGATATCTTAGAAGGGAAAGGAGATGGGACTTATATTGGCAACTCCTTTTTACCTCCTTTGAAAAATAAAAAACAATGGATCATGTTCCATTCGAAAGTTACAGGAAAAGTTGAAATTGATGAAGGTGCTGCAAAAGCCTTATTACAAAAAGGAAAAAGTCTATTGTCAGTTGGTGTAACAAGTGTTTATGGAGAATTTAGTGCTGGAGACGTAGTCGAAGTCATCAATTCAAAAGGAGACATTTTGGGACGTGGACAGGTTGATTATAACTCATGTGACTTATTAAATGTAAAAGGTGAAACGTCTCAGTCAAATGGGGAAAGTACAGTTGTTATTCATCGAAATCTTTGGGTAAAGGAGAATGTCTGA
- a CDS encoding DNRLRE domain-containing protein: protein MRSFRKFISLFMIIALLVQYIPNQVLAESNIVEPPHDTTMEDQNKKSDIVGEIQEKRKKNVKHFLKEDLTYEAAVYKKPVHYKKNGEWKDIDNSLEEVINSNNKTVFINKQNDYKVHLANNSNANKLVTIKKDGYEVSWSLNNTQKVKASVRPDDQELLDSLDKNERSKTLTNLKSIVDYKEILPNVDLSYEVLPESVKENIILQKPVDSPEFSFTLNSKGLIAKLKEDNTIMFFDETQPNTKIFEMEAPFMYDATGALSKDISVDLTQNKKYEYQLTVTPSHEWLSDSSREYPVTIDPTLSTSLDPTKIYDNHVSEGYPNTNYITSVINKTGYGSSSGRNRTFVKFDLPELSTGNYITKAYFRLFPYSYKNTGAQVNVHKVKEAWDTNTITWANQPQYNSSVVDYQMIDGDDYYDWDITEIAQEWYSSSNNNGLMLKNKDENANYTDYYSSDTSSTYENLRPQAVFQYQNNSGLENYWTFHAHGVGRSGTGYINDANGNLVFIRDDMSYSSERMPVSIKHVYNSNDKQKYIGYGPGWRLNLTQTVEYQEIDNTSYYVYTDENGTKHYLKKESTNTYKDETGLNLTLTVDSASTDKRYVIEDKKDNQLSFNSNGKLSYIDDPDGNTINLLYSNSRLSEVQAGVNHTFTLNYYSNNQLKSITDENNRVTTIDYASNSLTITSPDGKAATYKYDSQNNLDYVKNADGYQMDYSYYNASPYRVKKIEEKHVDSSGEALGKYLNIEYQENQTVFTDYRNKQNIYQFNDYGNTVSIQNDRGYAKYFDYNETPGVNKNKLTNQSQLQRLSMNHIMNHNIEQDGNWDALSWSGSTANLSLSSEDSYIGNRSLKIEKTNQTSRHYYSQAVTLEKGKTYTFSGYVKTENMTELNNKGAALLVSYQDDNGNSLDKEGQFINGTNDWKRYEVTFTLSENAASNTVNVRPTVMQESGVAYFDALQIEEGHTSNRYNLIENTDVSEGSYWTENSDNGTEDQLKSLKDTGEPLPPEPLDESVYQVKGEHDKSKFISQTVNVSGEKDDVFVFGGWAKGDSVPLDGRRFSLEVGVKLTDGTYQWKRVNFNQDSPQWQYLSGKVITDAAYQSVTLYAEYYNNENTAYFDGLQLYREPFSTSYEYNDEDGNIQSTKDLNKEKSEFKFNGNNDLIESVDPKGSKFEYEYDNDGKHHLESAASATNVKYSFQYDSNGNATKSTVGDDFLYKRSYTSYSQSGHYLTSLANPTGNSYTFNWNESADELDQETDPKGNIKEYYYDDSSRITSVTKGDASNTYTYENDRIKTVAHNTGVDSSDVTYTFSYDQFGNKTNVKVGNQTLVTKNYEQYTDANGNVIHTGRLESTEYQRDVGVTDTISYQYNADNQVTDLSLNGVSQYQYFYNRSGLLGYHKDLVNDRNYHYYYDLSNRLSRVTTSDGFSKFYEYGKNNQLETFTEVTSSNDSYQTSYRYDRDNREKNVSFTRLPGFEDTEYFQLNGGLKGSKGTNPKSHEDTYEKDTNGKPVLAAYETTTNLLDNPSFEEATSLSSWSTTDWDGSTGVWRAVNDGVDGGTSLENVDSDNLTDGSTTNSVASQDYVFSSETTSSRVFTLSAQAKRIGSTQPKLSVQAYDSAGNLISGSYSIVKKNIPEHEWTKISESFTIPNGTKRIKVMVRTSVKDNDIVRFDNIQFEESPFSKPFTKNTSSKPSVQYDLGISDDAGSMSMWFKTSEQGTKRTILSNKDSSNGQLNIIVDSDDKVKVTTEDTAGAITPIVTGTETIQPDQWYFVTVKWINTSSTLDTTLFVNDVSYTGSTSDFKDFSGGITTLGSNENSENILNGHLEQFTYSDLVLSNTSVQEIYNKGRVNTVHSKYDQIGRLSSKTVDTGKAEFKTTYTYKQGGYGASSTTTLIDTLNVGGTPITYGYDANGNIISITKNGQTVSYEYNGLNELTRENNEMLNQTVIYYYDDGGNILAKEIYDYTTASRSNLGLPNRTIDYQYGKSNWKDKLTQFDGKDISYDSIGNPLSYDGYSYSWTFGDQLQSITGNGVDLSFKYNDSGIRTEKKSESDGVTTTTKYRLEGNKVTYQTDGTDEMYFTYDSSGELISMNLNNEDYYYVRNAQGDIIGIIDKSGTRVVTYQYDTWGKIVSITGSKADTVGKKNPYRYRGYRYDSETGLYYLNARYYNPDWGRFLNTDSYGGSTGEILSHNSYAYTANNPINRHDPSGYIYYNNRHGMSGGGGYGSNTGLRVLNSSPRTTKKANSGKMYKLQTSETSTPINAKKLYTRPSDMFKKNNNRLDWSIKKKGTGETRVEHLKKHGKNDLTKKDHGVFYGNPVKKVEDAFSNKGSLAPVRQKTVDIYNIPYPNAGYAGGYAGGGQNLNNITIILKRGTNKIITGYPSGP, encoded by the coding sequence TTGAGAAGTTTTAGGAAGTTCATAAGCTTATTTATGATCATTGCTTTACTGGTTCAATACATACCAAATCAAGTATTGGCAGAAAGCAATATTGTAGAGCCACCACATGATACGACTATGGAGGACCAAAATAAAAAATCCGATATTGTCGGTGAAATCCAAGAAAAGCGGAAAAAAAATGTTAAACACTTTTTAAAAGAAGATTTAACTTATGAAGCCGCTGTTTATAAAAAACCCGTTCACTATAAAAAAAACGGAGAATGGAAAGATATTGATAACTCTTTAGAAGAAGTTATAAATTCAAACAATAAAACCGTTTTTATAAACAAACAAAATGATTATAAAGTTCACTTAGCTAATAATTCAAATGCGAATAAGTTAGTAACGATCAAAAAAGATGGCTACGAAGTGTCCTGGTCATTGAACAATACACAAAAAGTAAAAGCATCAGTAAGACCGGATGATCAGGAACTATTAGATAGTCTAGATAAGAATGAACGTAGTAAAACCCTCACAAATCTTAAATCTATTGTTGATTATAAGGAGATTTTACCCAATGTTGATCTCTCCTATGAGGTGTTACCGGAGAGCGTAAAAGAAAATATTATTCTACAAAAACCTGTAGATTCTCCTGAGTTTTCCTTTACTTTAAACTCAAAAGGTCTGATCGCAAAACTAAAAGAAGATAATACGATTATGTTCTTTGATGAAACACAACCTAATACTAAAATATTCGAAATGGAAGCCCCTTTTATGTATGATGCTACGGGAGCTTTATCTAAAGATATATCGGTAGATTTAACTCAAAATAAAAAATATGAATACCAATTAACGGTTACACCGAGTCATGAATGGTTATCCGACAGCTCAAGAGAATATCCAGTAACGATTGATCCAACATTAAGTACATCCTTAGATCCAACCAAAATTTATGATAACCATGTTTCAGAGGGTTATCCAAACACCAATTATATCACGAGTGTGATTAATAAAACGGGATATGGATCTTCTTCAGGACGAAATCGAACATTTGTAAAGTTTGACCTGCCAGAATTAAGTACCGGTAACTATATCACTAAGGCTTATTTCCGTTTATTCCCTTATTCCTATAAAAATACTGGTGCTCAAGTAAATGTGCATAAGGTTAAGGAAGCCTGGGATACCAATACCATTACATGGGCAAATCAACCACAATATAATTCTTCGGTTGTGGATTATCAGATGATTGATGGGGATGATTACTACGATTGGGATATCACAGAAATTGCTCAAGAGTGGTATAGCTCGAGTAATAATAATGGGTTGATGCTCAAAAATAAAGATGAGAATGCTAATTATACAGACTATTATTCATCTGATACATCATCCACGTATGAAAACCTCCGTCCGCAAGCCGTATTTCAATATCAGAACAATTCAGGTTTAGAAAATTATTGGACATTCCATGCTCATGGAGTTGGCCGTTCTGGTACGGGGTATATCAATGATGCTAATGGAAACTTGGTTTTTATTCGAGATGATATGTCCTACAGCAGTGAAAGAATGCCAGTGAGCATTAAGCACGTCTACAATAGTAACGATAAACAAAAGTATATAGGGTATGGACCAGGATGGCGTTTAAACTTAACGCAAACTGTTGAATATCAAGAGATTGATAACACAAGTTATTATGTCTATACAGATGAAAATGGTACAAAGCACTATTTAAAAAAAGAGTCAACGAATACCTACAAAGATGAAACGGGCTTGAACTTAACGTTAACGGTTGACTCTGCATCTACAGATAAACGTTATGTAATTGAAGATAAGAAAGATAATCAACTTAGCTTTAATTCAAACGGAAAATTATCCTATATTGATGATCCTGATGGAAATACCATTAATCTACTATATAGTAATTCAAGGTTATCCGAAGTACAAGCAGGGGTTAACCATACGTTCACATTAAACTACTACTCAAATAATCAATTAAAATCCATTACTGATGAAAACAACAGAGTAACCACTATTGATTACGCAAGCAATAGTCTAACCATTACTTCCCCGGATGGGAAGGCAGCAACCTACAAGTACGATAGTCAAAACAATTTGGATTATGTAAAAAATGCAGATGGGTATCAAATGGATTATTCGTATTATAATGCCAGCCCATATCGTGTTAAAAAGATCGAAGAAAAGCACGTTGATTCTTCAGGTGAAGCATTAGGGAAATATTTGAACATCGAATACCAAGAAAACCAAACTGTATTTACAGACTATAGAAATAAGCAAAACATCTATCAGTTCAATGATTATGGAAACACTGTTTCTATTCAAAACGATCGTGGGTATGCAAAGTATTTCGATTATAATGAAACTCCTGGTGTAAACAAAAATAAGTTAACAAATCAATCTCAACTACAGAGATTATCCATGAATCATATAATGAATCATAATATTGAACAAGATGGAAATTGGGATGCACTTAGCTGGAGTGGATCAACAGCTAACTTAAGCTTATCATCTGAGGATAGTTATATTGGAAACCGTTCTTTGAAAATTGAAAAAACGAATCAAACGTCACGTCACTATTATTCACAAGCTGTAACTCTAGAAAAAGGAAAAACCTATACCTTCTCTGGATATGTGAAAACAGAGAATATGACTGAACTTAATAATAAAGGTGCTGCATTACTTGTTTCGTACCAAGATGATAATGGAAATTCGTTGGATAAAGAAGGCCAGTTTATCAATGGTACAAATGATTGGAAACGATACGAAGTGACCTTTACTTTGTCGGAGAATGCAGCCAGTAATACGGTAAATGTTCGGCCAACGGTAATGCAAGAATCCGGTGTAGCTTATTTTGATGCTCTACAAATAGAAGAAGGGCATACGTCAAACCGTTATAACCTAATAGAAAATACAGATGTATCAGAAGGAAGTTACTGGACGGAGAACAGTGATAATGGTACTGAGGATCAGTTGAAATCATTAAAGGATACAGGTGAGCCATTACCTCCTGAACCACTAGATGAAAGTGTATATCAGGTTAAAGGTGAACACGATAAAAGTAAATTTATCTCTCAAACCGTTAATGTATCAGGTGAAAAAGATGATGTATTCGTATTTGGCGGCTGGGCAAAAGGAGATTCAGTACCGTTAGATGGAAGACGTTTCTCTTTAGAAGTTGGTGTTAAGCTTACTGACGGAACGTATCAATGGAAGCGAGTAAACTTTAATCAAGATTCACCACAATGGCAGTACCTCTCAGGTAAAGTAATTACAGACGCTGCTTACCAATCGGTGACATTATATGCGGAGTATTACAACAATGAAAACACGGCTTACTTCGATGGGTTACAGTTGTACCGTGAACCTTTCAGTACAAGCTATGAGTATAACGATGAAGACGGAAATATTCAGTCAACCAAAGACTTAAATAAAGAAAAATCAGAATTTAAATTTAATGGAAATAATGATTTAATCGAGTCGGTTGATCCGAAAGGTAGTAAGTTTGAATATGAGTATGATAATGATGGGAAGCACCACCTTGAAAGTGCAGCATCTGCGACAAATGTGAAGTATTCCTTTCAGTACGACAGTAATGGAAATGCAACAAAGTCAACAGTGGGTGATGACTTTCTCTATAAAAGATCATACACCTCATACAGCCAGAGTGGTCACTATCTAACAAGTTTAGCTAACCCAACTGGTAACTCCTATACGTTCAATTGGAATGAGTCTGCTGATGAGTTAGATCAAGAAACTGATCCTAAAGGAAATATAAAAGAATATTATTATGACGATAGTAGCCGAATTACAAGTGTAACAAAAGGTGATGCAAGTAATACGTACACATACGAAAACGATCGTATTAAAACGGTTGCTCATAACACGGGTGTCGATTCTTCGGATGTCACGTACACATTCTCTTATGATCAATTTGGAAACAAAACCAACGTAAAAGTTGGTAATCAAACACTTGTAACAAAGAACTATGAACAGTACACGGACGCAAATGGGAATGTGATTCATACTGGTAGGCTAGAAAGTACTGAGTATCAAAGAGATGTTGGGGTAACTGATACCATTAGCTATCAATATAACGCTGATAATCAAGTGACCGACCTTTCTTTAAATGGAGTCAGCCAATATCAGTACTTTTACAACCGTTCTGGATTACTCGGCTATCACAAAGACTTAGTTAATGATCGTAACTATCATTACTACTATGATCTTTCGAATCGTTTGAGCCGTGTAACAACGAGTGATGGGTTCAGTAAGTTCTACGAGTATGGCAAGAATAATCAACTCGAAACATTTACAGAAGTAACGTCATCAAATGATAGTTATCAAACATCCTATCGTTATGACAGAGATAACAGAGAAAAGAATGTTTCCTTTACGCGCTTACCAGGTTTTGAAGATACGGAATACTTCCAATTAAATGGAGGCTTAAAAGGTTCTAAAGGAACAAATCCAAAGAGTCATGAGGATACGTATGAAAAAGATACGAATGGAAAGCCTGTTTTAGCTGCTTATGAAACAACAACAAACTTATTAGACAACCCTTCTTTTGAAGAGGCAACGTCATTAAGTAGCTGGTCTACTACAGATTGGGATGGATCTACTGGTGTTTGGCGTGCTGTAAACGATGGTGTTGATGGTGGAACAAGTCTTGAAAACGTGGACAGTGACAACCTCACAGATGGAAGTACGACCAACTCTGTAGCTAGTCAAGACTATGTATTTTCATCTGAGACCACTTCTTCTAGAGTATTTACTTTAAGTGCGCAAGCTAAGAGAATAGGAAGTACCCAGCCAAAACTATCTGTACAGGCATATGATTCTGCTGGAAACCTGATTTCTGGTTCCTATAGCATCGTCAAGAAGAACATTCCGGAACATGAGTGGACGAAAATTTCAGAGTCCTTTACGATTCCGAATGGCACTAAAAGAATAAAAGTCATGGTTCGTACAAGTGTCAAAGACAATGACATTGTTCGATTTGATAATATCCAATTTGAAGAAAGTCCTTTCTCAAAACCATTTACGAAAAACACATCATCTAAACCTTCTGTTCAGTATGACTTAGGGATTAGTGATGATGCTGGATCCATGTCAATGTGGTTTAAAACGTCTGAACAAGGAACAAAACGTACAATTCTCTCCAATAAGGATAGCAGCAATGGTCAACTGAATATCATTGTTGATTCAGATGATAAGGTGAAAGTGACGACTGAAGACACAGCTGGTGCGATTACACCTATCGTAACAGGAACAGAAACGATCCAACCGGACCAATGGTATTTTGTTACGGTGAAATGGATCAATACAAGTTCAACACTTGATACAACGTTGTTTGTAAATGATGTAAGTTATACTGGAAGTACAAGTGACTTTAAGGATTTTTCCGGTGGAATAACAACGTTAGGAAGTAACGAGAACAGTGAGAACATTTTAAATGGTCATCTGGAGCAATTCACGTACTCTGATCTTGTATTATCGAATACCTCTGTCCAAGAGATTTATAACAAGGGTCGAGTAAATACTGTTCATTCTAAATATGATCAAATCGGTCGTTTATCATCAAAAACTGTTGACACAGGAAAAGCTGAGTTTAAAACAACGTACACCTATAAGCAAGGAGGATATGGTGCATCCTCAACCACAACATTAATCGATACGCTTAATGTAGGTGGAACTCCCATCACTTATGGTTATGACGCGAATGGGAACATTATCAGCATCACAAAAAACGGACAAACGGTTTCGTATGAGTATAACGGACTTAATGAATTAACTCGTGAAAATAATGAGATGCTAAACCAAACTGTCATTTACTATTATGATGATGGTGGGAATATTCTTGCGAAAGAGATTTATGATTACACCACAGCTTCAAGATCTAATTTAGGTTTGCCAAATAGAACCATTGATTATCAGTATGGGAAAAGCAATTGGAAGGATAAGCTGACTCAATTTGATGGAAAGGATATTTCTTACGATTCGATTGGAAATCCATTGTCCTATGATGGTTACAGTTATAGTTGGACATTTGGAGACCAACTTCAATCCATCACAGGCAATGGAGTCGATCTATCCTTTAAGTATAATGATTCCGGCATTCGTACCGAGAAAAAGTCAGAGTCGGATGGTGTAACGACAACGACTAAGTATCGCCTAGAAGGAAATAAAGTCACGTATCAGACTGATGGTACAGACGAGATGTATTTCACTTATGATTCCTCTGGTGAGCTCATCAGTATGAATTTGAACAATGAGGATTACTATTACGTTAGAAATGCTCAAGGGGATATCATTGGAATCATAGATAAATCCGGGACAAGAGTAGTTACGTATCAATATGATACGTGGGGCAAAATCGTTTCAATTACCGGATCTAAAGCTGACACAGTTGGGAAAAAGAACCCATACCGTTATCGGGGTTATCGTTATGATTCCGAAACAGGACTATATTACCTGAATGCAAGGTATTATAATCCTGATTGGGGACGCTTCTTGAATACGGATAGTTATGGCGGTTCAACAGGTGAAATCCTTTCACATAATTCATATGCTTATACTGCCAATAACCCTATTAATCGACATGATCCTTCAGGCTATATATATTATAATAACAGGCATGGAATGAGTGGAGGAGGGGGTTATGGTAGTAACACTGGTTTAAGGGTGTTAAATAGTTCCCCACGAACTACTAAGAAAGCAAATTCAGGGAAAATGTATAAATTACAAACTTCTGAAACCTCAACCCCAATTAATGCCAAGAAACTTTACACACGTCCTTCTGATATGTTTAAAAAGAATAACAATAGGCTGGATTGGAGTATTAAGAAAAAAGGTACTGGTGAAACAAGAGTAGAACATTTGAAGAAGCATGGTAAAAATGATTTGACGAAAAAGGATCATGGTGTTTTTTATGGTAATCCAGTGAAAAAAGTAGAAGATGCCTTTTCAAATAAAGGAAGTTTAGCGCCTGTAAGACAGAAAACAGTAGATATATATAATATTCCTTATCCTAATGCTGGTTATGCTGGAGGATATGCTGGTGGAGGGCAAAACCTTAATAATATTACCATCATATTAAAAAGAGGAACAAATAAAATTATAACCGGCTATCCATCAGGACCATAA
- a CDS encoding glutamate-5-semialdehyde dehydrogenase has product MNDLIEKAIKAKEAAYDLGIKTTEQKNLALQSISKQLVEESQFILEENEKDLNRGKENGLSDSLLDRLTLTEERIKDMAQALMNIVHLDDPIDEVLESWERPNGLQIKKVRVPIGVVGMVYEARPNVTVDASSLCLKTGNPVLLRGSSSAIHSNKAIVQVIHRALQETDISPNVIQLVEDTSRQTASEMFKLNEYLDVLIPRGSANLIKTVVSNATVPVLETGAGNCHIYIDETADPEMAKQIAVNGKTQRPSVCNSTESFLVHEKWAESYFKDFVEALHDHDVELRGDQKSTKYVPSLKQGTEEDWGTEYLDFIASVKIVKDVKEAAEHINQYGTKHSEAIISEIEENVEAFFKRVDAAALYHNASTRFTDGEEFGFGAEIGISTQKLHARGPMGLPALTSSTYIVRGTGQIK; this is encoded by the coding sequence ATGAATGATTTAATAGAAAAAGCGATAAAAGCTAAAGAAGCAGCTTATGACTTAGGAATCAAAACAACCGAACAAAAGAATTTGGCTTTACAATCCATTTCCAAACAACTAGTTGAAGAAAGTCAATTTATTCTGGAAGAAAACGAGAAGGATCTTAATAGAGGAAAAGAGAATGGATTAAGTGATTCCCTACTTGATCGTTTAACTCTTACAGAAGAACGCATAAAAGATATGGCTCAAGCATTGATGAACATCGTACATTTAGATGATCCGATCGATGAGGTACTTGAATCTTGGGAGAGGCCTAATGGTCTGCAAATTAAGAAGGTACGGGTACCAATCGGAGTTGTCGGTATGGTTTATGAAGCAAGACCGAATGTGACGGTCGATGCGAGCAGTCTTTGCTTAAAGACAGGCAATCCCGTGCTTCTAAGAGGAAGTTCATCTGCCATTCACTCAAATAAAGCAATTGTTCAGGTTATCCATCGTGCGTTACAGGAGACAGACATCTCCCCAAATGTTATACAATTAGTAGAGGATACCAGTCGTCAAACAGCCTCCGAGATGTTTAAGCTTAATGAGTATTTAGACGTGCTCATTCCTAGAGGGAGTGCGAATCTGATAAAAACAGTTGTCTCTAATGCAACTGTGCCTGTTTTAGAAACAGGAGCTGGGAATTGTCATATTTATATTGATGAGACAGCCGATCCAGAGATGGCTAAACAGATTGCAGTGAATGGGAAAACACAGAGACCTTCTGTATGTAATTCTACGGAGAGCTTTCTTGTACATGAAAAGTGGGCGGAATCCTATTTTAAGGATTTTGTTGAGGCTTTGCATGATCATGATGTAGAACTTCGTGGAGATCAAAAATCCACAAAATATGTGCCATCACTAAAACAAGGGACAGAAGAAGATTGGGGAACTGAGTATCTTGATTTTATTGCATCTGTAAAAATCGTAAAAGATGTTAAAGAAGCAGCTGAACACATTAATCAGTATGGAACGAAGCATTCAGAAGCAATCATTTCAGAAATTGAGGAGAATGTAGAAGCATTCTTTAAACGAGTAGACGCTGCCGCTCTGTATCATAATGCCTCTACTCGATTTACGGACGGAGAAGAGTTTGGATTTGGAGCAGAAATAGGCATCAGTACGCAAAAGTTACATGCCCGTGGACCAATGGGGTTACCTGCGCTAACTTCATCGACATATATTGTGCGGGGTACAGGTCAAATTAAATAA
- a CDS encoding EAL domain-containing protein translates to MGYLIGIGVLAIVLCSFYILKQKVSNTDDEINQFVMDKGITEDDLKKALERNEFTLFYQPKLHLRTCEITGAEALIRWEHPQKGLIPPNEFIPIAEATGMILPIGKWALHTACEQTKEWQQEGLPEMVISVNLSGGQLFHPNLAEEIQRILQEVDLSPQFLELEVTESMMMDFELGIQALNELKNIGVQISLDDFGTGYSSLSYLKDLPIDKLKIDQSFVYNCTEDTKDETIVKTIIAMSHELDLGVVAEGVETKGHLLKLQNNLCDEAQGFFFSKPLPSEEFVRRYNEIQDSPQVFSLSKEISREKEMEKLILNAQNELTETVRQQQGMIFKYEKVGDRFIHTLCDGELLYKIGLIPEKVVGKELKDIMPYEDIQPKLSYYERAWNGEDHVSYEGKFADVYYLASLRPVRKGGEVKAVIGSCVDITERKQIEKELIQSESMHRFVLDHVNDLIITLDPHDIIMYASPSVEEILGYPVQDIIGNSIQNYMSSGFLKKEKLDSSNDYHEQLQDINGNMVDVEIIFDSLFDDDGHLEKRVLIGRPHSFVKI, encoded by the coding sequence ATGGGGTATTTAATCGGAATTGGTGTGCTAGCTATTGTCTTATGTTCTTTTTATATATTGAAGCAGAAAGTAAGTAATACTGATGATGAAATAAATCAATTTGTGATGGATAAAGGGATTACAGAGGACGATCTCAAAAAAGCATTAGAACGAAATGAATTCACTCTTTTTTACCAGCCTAAACTTCACCTGCGGACATGTGAAATTACTGGTGCTGAAGCTTTAATTCGTTGGGAGCACCCACAGAAAGGTTTAATTCCTCCAAACGAATTTATCCCCATCGCTGAAGCAACAGGTATGATTCTTCCTATCGGTAAATGGGCTTTACATACAGCGTGTGAACAGACGAAAGAATGGCAACAAGAAGGTTTACCGGAGATGGTGATTTCAGTGAATCTTTCAGGGGGACAGTTATTCCACCCAAATCTTGCAGAGGAGATTCAACGCATTTTGCAAGAAGTTGATTTGTCACCACAATTCCTAGAACTCGAGGTTACGGAAAGTATGATGATGGATTTTGAGTTAGGTATTCAAGCTTTGAATGAACTGAAGAACATAGGGGTTCAAATAAGCTTGGATGACTTTGGGACAGGTTATAGTTCTCTATCATACTTAAAAGATCTACCTATTGATAAGCTCAAAATTGATCAATCCTTTGTGTACAATTGTACGGAAGATACCAAAGACGAAACCATTGTGAAAACAATTATTGCTATGTCTCATGAATTAGATTTAGGAGTCGTAGCTGAAGGTGTTGAGACAAAAGGACACTTGCTTAAATTACAAAACAATCTCTGTGATGAAGCTCAGGGCTTCTTCTTTAGTAAACCATTACCTTCTGAAGAATTTGTAAGAAGGTATAACGAAATACAAGATTCACCGCAAGTTTTTAGTCTTTCTAAAGAAATCTCCAGAGAGAAGGAAATGGAGAAATTAATCCTTAATGCACAAAACGAATTGACTGAAACGGTTCGTCAGCAACAAGGAATGATTTTTAAGTATGAAAAAGTAGGGGACCGTTTTATACATACATTATGTGATGGTGAATTGCTTTACAAAATTGGCTTAATACCTGAAAAAGTTGTTGGAAAAGAGTTAAAGGACATTATGCCATATGAGGATATCCAACCCAAACTTTCTTATTATGAAAGAGCCTGGAATGGTGAAGACCATGTATCATATGAGGGGAAATTTGCAGATGTATATTACCTTGCCTCCTTACGCCCAGTTCGAAAAGGAGGAGAGGTAAAAGCAGTTATTGGATCATGTGTTGATATTACAGAAAGAAAGCAAATTGAAAAAGAGCTTATTCAAAGTGAATCCATGCATCGATTCGTATTAGACCACGTCAATGATCTTATAATTACATTGGATCCACACGACATCATTATGTATGCTTCGCCTTCAGTAGAGGAGATTCTTGGATACCCTGTTCAAGACATTATTGGGAACTCAATACAGAATTATATGTCGTCTGGGTTTCTAAAAAAAGAAAAGCTTGATTCATCAAACGATTACCATGAACAACTTCAAGACATAAATGGCAATATGGTTGATGTAGAAATCATCTTTGACTCTCTGTTTGATGATGATGGTCATTTAGAAAAGAGGGTTTTAATCGGTCGCCCTCATTCTTTCGTTAAGATATAG